The segment AAATATGCCGCCAGCGAAACGGGGAGAAATCTGCCCTTCTCCAGCGTTGAGGGGCTAGTCGGTGCCATTCGAGGCCACAGGACCGTTCCGATGACGGCGTTCAGCAAGCTCCCAGCGAACGTCGACTCTTGATCCAGCAAGAGCGACGATAGTTAAGGGGACGAGGAAGAAAGGAAGTCCCATGACGGAGAACCCAGCACAGGGCGCCGCGCCTGAGAACAATGGCCCTGAGAACCATGGTCCTGAGGGCGCCGGCCAGGCGGAGGCGGACAAGCAATCCAATTCCCAGCCTACGGTCCCGCTGCCGGCATACCAGCCGGGTCAGGATTTCACTGCGCAGCCCGAACACGCTGCGAAGCCCGAACACGCTGCGCAGCCCGAATACAGAGCACAGACTCCGGTAGCTCCGGCACCCTGGGCCCAGGGCCCGGCCGAAAACGCCACCGAGCAGATCCAGGCTCAGCACGGCGCTCCCCAGAACGGCGCGACCCAACACGGAGCGCCACAGCACAGCGCGGGACCGCAACACCCCTACCCGCAGCACCAGCCTTTCTATGGCGGACCGAACCCTGCGCAGCACTATCCCACGCAGCAATTCCCGGCCCACCCGGGCGGTCCGGCGGCTAGCCCGAAGCGCAAGCCGGCCTTCGGCGTCGGGACCTTGGTGGCCTGCATCCTGGCCGCCGGTCTCGTCGGCGGAGGCGTTGTGGCCGCCAGCGATCAATTGCTAAACAGCCGGACCCCGGCGGCAGCCACTAGCGGCCAGACGGGAACCGTGATTGTCAACAACACGGACAACGTCAACGCCATCACGGCAGCCGCGGCCAAGGCTTCACCGAGCGTCGTGACCATCATGGCCTCGAGCGGAAGCCAGGGCGGCACCGGTTCGGGCATCATCCTCGACGACCAGGGCCACATCCTGACCAACACCCACGTGGTGACCCTTGACGGTGCCAGCGCCAACGCCGCGATTGAAGTGCGGCTGAGCGATGGACGCGTCCTGAAGGCGACGGTAGTGGGTACGGACCCGCTTTCGGACCTCGCCATCATCAAGGTGGACAACGCCTCCGGCCTCGTGCCGGCTACCCTGGGTGATTCCAGCAAGATCAACGTCGGCGACAACGCAATCGCCATCGGCGCTCCGCTAGGCCTGCCCGGCACGGTCACCGACGGCATCGTGTCCACCCTCAACCGCACCATCAGCGTGGCTTCCTCGGCTGTTCCCAACGGCGGCTCCGACAATTCGCAAAATGGCGGGCAGGGCGGATTCCAATTCGCCCCTCCAGGCGGCGGCCAGAGCCAGAGCCAGAGCAGTGCGGGACAGGGCACCGTTTCGCTCAACGTGATCCAGACCGACGCGCCGATCAACCCGGGTAACTCCGGTGGAGCGCTTGTCAACACCAAGGGCGAGATCATTGGCGTCAACGTGGCGATCGCTTCCGCCGGGAGCAGCAGTGCCTCGTCTTCGTCCAGCGGCAACATTGGTGTGGGCTTCAGTATCCCCATCAACAACGCGAAGCGTATTGCGCAGGAACTCATCAAGAACGGCAAGGCCACGCACGGGCAGTTCGGCGTCAGCGTGCAGCCTAAGTCGGCCACGGGAAGCAGCTCCGGGTTCTCGGTGGGCGCGCAGGTTGCGGCCGTGACCGCGGGCTCCGCCGCTGAGAAGGCCGGGCTCAAGGTGGGCGACGTCGTGACCAAGTTCGCCGGCATGGACGTCAGCGATCCCGAACAGCTCACCGCGGCGGTCCGTGAGCAGCCGGCAGGCGCAACGGTCAAGGTGACCATCCAGCGCAGCGGCCAGTCGCAGGAGCTCGACGTGACCTTGGATGCTGCCCCGTAACAGCTGCCCCGTAACAGCTGCGCCGTAGCAGCTGCAGTAGCGGCGGATTCCAGCGGGGCATGGGCCCACGCCGCCAGGGTTCCCTGCCGAGCTTGCGAGGCGAGGGTGGCGGTGGGGACTTGCAGTCGACGACGGCGGGCGGCACCACAAGCGGTGCGGCCCGCCGTTGTCGTGTGCTCTTGCTGCCATGAGCGGGAGCGATCCACGAAACAGGAGTTAATGCGGGTAGGCGGCGTTGTCCGACTTGTCCCGCAATATGCTTAGCTAGGACGAGCCCGTAAGCCGGGCACTCTTGGCCATGCGCCTAGTTGCTGGCCATCCCCGAGTATGGAAGGCTGCCTCGAACACAGTGGGAGATACATTGAAGATTGTTGTTCTGGTCAAGCACGTCCCGGACGCGCAGTTCGACCGACACCTCACCGGCCCAGGCAACACCACGGACCGCGACGAGAGCATTCTGTCCGAACTGGACGAGTATGCGCTTGAAGCCGCGCTGCAGCTCAGTGAAGCCCGCGGAGGTGCTAAGGCCGGCAACGAGGTCATCGCCTTGAGCATGGGTCCCGCCGGTGCCGTGAACGCCGTCAAGAAGTCCTTGCAGATCGGCGCCTCCTCGGGAGCGCATTTGAGCGACGACGCCTTGGCCGGTTCCGACGCCGCCGCCACCTCGCTGGCCCTCGCCGCGGCGATCCGGTATCTCGGCGCCGATTCGCCCGTGGACCTCGTCCTGACGGGCATGGCCTCGACCGACGGCGAAACGTCCTTGGTTCCGGCTCAACTGGCTGAGCGGCTCGGACTCCCGCAAGTCACTTTTGTTTCCTCCCTTGAGGTCAACGGCGAACGTGTCGTCGCGCGCCGTGACGGTGACGCCCACGCGGACACTGTGGAGGCGACCTTGCCGGCGCTGGTATCCGTTACGGACCAGATCAACGAGCCGCGATACCCTAACTTCAAGGGCATCCTTGCAGCCAAGAAGAAGAAAATCACGGCACTCACGCTGGCCGACATCGGCGTCGATGCCGCTCAGGTGGGCGCCGCGGGTTCGCTGACCGCCGTCGAGACCGCTGAAGCGCGGCCGCCGCGCACTGCCGGCACCATCATCACCGACGAAGGCGACGCCGGCATCAAGCTGGTTGAGTTCCTGGCCGCCCAGAAGCTGCTCTAAGAGGATTCCGACACATGGCAAAAGCACTTGTATTCATTGACAACCCGGGCGCGGCGCTCAAGAAGAGCAGCCTGGAACTCCTGACGATCGCACGTTCCCTCGGGGATGCGGTGGTCGCCTTCAACGGTGAGCTGCACGACGACGTCGCTGCCGCCCTGGGTGCGCATGGAGCCTCGGCTCTTTACCGCCCGTCCGCTACGGACCTGGACGACTACCTTGTTGCACCGAAAGCGGCATATCTTGCCGCGGCAGTTGCAGCCTCCGGAGCCCAGACCGTCCTGCTGGAGAACACAGCCGACGGCAAGGAAATCGCGGCCCGTCTCGGCGTGAAGCTCAACGCCGGCGTCATCACCGATGTTGTGGGCGTCGACGCCGACGGCACGGCCCACAAGTCGGTCCTGGCGGG is part of the Arthrobacter ramosus genome and harbors:
- a CDS encoding S1C family serine protease, whose product is MTENPAQGAAPENNGPENHGPEGAGQAEADKQSNSQPTVPLPAYQPGQDFTAQPEHAAKPEHAAQPEYRAQTPVAPAPWAQGPAENATEQIQAQHGAPQNGATQHGAPQHSAGPQHPYPQHQPFYGGPNPAQHYPTQQFPAHPGGPAASPKRKPAFGVGTLVACILAAGLVGGGVVAASDQLLNSRTPAAATSGQTGTVIVNNTDNVNAITAAAAKASPSVVTIMASSGSQGGTGSGIILDDQGHILTNTHVVTLDGASANAAIEVRLSDGRVLKATVVGTDPLSDLAIIKVDNASGLVPATLGDSSKINVGDNAIAIGAPLGLPGTVTDGIVSTLNRTISVASSAVPNGGSDNSQNGGQGGFQFAPPGGGQSQSQSSAGQGTVSLNVIQTDAPINPGNSGGALVNTKGEIIGVNVAIASAGSSSASSSSSGNIGVGFSIPINNAKRIAQELIKNGKATHGQFGVSVQPKSATGSSSGFSVGAQVAAVTAGSAAEKAGLKVGDVVTKFAGMDVSDPEQLTAAVREQPAGATVKVTIQRSGQSQELDVTLDAAP
- a CDS encoding electron transfer flavoprotein subunit beta/FixA family protein, translating into MKIVVLVKHVPDAQFDRHLTGPGNTTDRDESILSELDEYALEAALQLSEARGGAKAGNEVIALSMGPAGAVNAVKKSLQIGASSGAHLSDDALAGSDAAATSLALAAAIRYLGADSPVDLVLTGMASTDGETSLVPAQLAERLGLPQVTFVSSLEVNGERVVARRDGDAHADTVEATLPALVSVTDQINEPRYPNFKGILAAKKKKITALTLADIGVDAAQVGAAGSLTAVETAEARPPRTAGTIITDEGDAGIKLVEFLAAQKLL